A segment of the Chiloscyllium plagiosum isolate BGI_BamShark_2017 chromosome 39, ASM401019v2, whole genome shotgun sequence genome:
gtaaaaaatgtcagtgtcaagtcggtcgtcattaatggagatggagaggtccaggaaggggagggaggtgtcagagatggtccaggtaaatttaaggtcagggtggaatgtgttggtgaagttgatgaattgttcaacctcctcgcgggagcacgaggtggcgccaatgcagtcatcaatgtagcggaagaagaggtggggagtggtgccggtgtaattgcGGAaaatcaactgttctacgtacccaaagagacaggcatagctggggcccatacgtgtgcccatggctatccctttggtctggaggaagtgggaggattcgaaggagaaattgttaagggtgaggaccagttcggcgaAACGaatgagtgtcggtggaagggtactgttggggacgtctggagaggaaagaacagaggacttggaggccctggtcatggcagatggaggtgtagagggattggcatggcggatggaggtgtagagggattgccATGGTGGATGGACGTGTAGAGGGATTGGGAGATTCTAGATTGGGAGATTGGGATTGGTCTagaaattagggccagactgtccaggagagatattaggaagcacttctacacagaaAGAGTGATAGATATTTGGAATTCCATTCATAAAACAGCAATGGATGCtgaggaacttgcacagtttgacataggaaatggAGAGATATTGGGGCTCTGCTAGacttaaaaacagacaaatcccctggcccagatgaattgcatcccaggctgctgtgggacatGAGGCTGGAAATTGCAGGAGCTCGGACACAAatatttaattcctctctggccacaggcgAAGTGTCAAAGGACTGGAGTGCAGCTAGTGTGGTTCAACATTTTTAAGAGGGgtggtagagatgaaccaggaaattacagactgatgAGTCTCACGACAGGAAACTACTGGAGCAAATTCTGAAGATGTGaattaatacccacttggaaagcaatggttaattagggatagtcagcatggctttgtcagagggaggtcatgctaaCAAATTTGTTCAAATTTTTTGAAAGTGTGATAAAGTATGTGGATGAGTGAAGTTCAGTTGatatagtttatatggatttcagcaaagcttttgataaggtcccacaagGCAGACTGATTGAGAATGTTAAAAAACGTGGAATTGAGGGAAAATTACCAAGATGaattcagaaactggcttagtaataggatATAAAGGGGAGTAGTAGAAGGTTATTTGAATGACTGGAGATCAGTGTCCAGCgttgtaccacaaggatcattaCTGGGAGCTTTACTGTTTGTTAtatgcagatgactccaaaattggtaAAGTGGTTAATAGGAAGAAGATGGTTGCAGATTACAGGAAGATAttgatgggttggtcagatgggcagaccaaTTACAGATGGTGTTAAACCCCTTACACCTACCAGGCATCCCAATTTGacttagtctcatttgccaccatttggtccatatccctctaaaccctccctattcaaatacccatccagacaccttttaaatgtcataattgtaccagtctccaccacttcctctggcagcttattccaaaagcgtaccactctgtgtgtgaaaacgttatccctgagatcttttttaaatctttcccttctcaccttaaagctatgcccgcAACCCAGAACAAAAACCTTGACTATACATTATATTAGtgccctcacaattttataaaactctgtaaagtcacccttcagtctccaacGCTGCAGGAAAGAAGCCCCAgccctttcagcctctccctataactcaaacctctcaACATCTTTGTAATCACCAAtccttcaccaatgtcctgtacacctgaGTCATAACATCCCCTACTCAATGagagcaagtgtgctaaatgccttattcaccaccctgtctacttgcgacTCAACGTTCAAGGAACTACGCACCTGTACGCCTAGGTCTCTTTacttggcaacactccccagggccctaccattaactgtataaaatctctttggattctctttaaatctctttgccaaagctatctcatgccccctttttgccctcccaatTTCCCCAACTGCCCTTAAAGTCTTCTAGCGATTCACTTGTCTTAAAATAAGAGGGTGTTGCTGATGCtaaaatgttgaaataaaaacagaaaatgcaaaaaaTACTCAACAGCTgtggcagcatctgcagcaagAGAAATTGAGCTAAACTTTGAGACTATTATGATCCTTCCCAAACTACCGAGTATTTCCACAACAGTTCTCATGGCAAATCGCCCCTTGCTTGTTAACTCCACTATTACGCTGGCTCCCAATTTAAGAGCTATTTCTTCTATTCATTCTTGCATGTGCAGGCATCAATGTCAAGGCTCCTTTATATATTGCTCACCTCAGGCTgcacatcgagctgttaaatGTGGAGTTCCAAGATTTGGAATTAGTCAGGATACTGTCTTGGAAGAGAACATTGGAGAATCCTGTTGTCtttgttatggagtcatagaatcatacagcatggaaacagacttttcagtccaattgtttcatgccaaccatgttcccaaaccaaactagtcctacttgcctgtgtttggcgcatatccctccataccttttctattcatgtacttatccaaacagcTCTTAAAATCTTtcattctcaccttaaaaatatagctcctagttttgaactccttcatCCAAAGAAAAAGACTTTTTACATTTTATCTATGCCCTCatggttttacaaacctctacacGGTCACCTCtcacaacctcctgtgctccagtgaaaaaagccccagcctctccttataactcatccctccattcccagcaacatcctggtcatttttttctgaaccatctaCAATTTAATAAGTTTTCCTATAGCAGgttgaccagaactacacatagtactccagaagaggcttcaacAGCACCAGGAACATAGTCCCTCTAaattcttgttatctcagttctgaaagCATCCCCTTTGTCAGTTGTTACTGTACTTGAGAACaatctatcctcctgttccttggatgctgcctgacctgctgcacttttccagcaacaatctatgtcaatcaacatttgaaagttcagCAAAAAACATTTGTTTGATTAAAAACTGCGATATTGGCTGTGCACAATTTGATCTTGCTTATATTGGTgagataaaaacaaataaattgcaGGTCACCTCCACTCTATTCAGTGCAATGACCCTGATCTTCCAGGTACTTGCCATATCATAAAACATCTTTCTGTTGTTAACACTGCTTCCCTGggtctgctgcaatgttccaacaagGATCAAAATTCTAATTTCCAGTATGGTCACCTTAAAGCctctaaaagtgaatattaaataGCACTTCAGTGCCTGATCATATTTGTTCTCTTTATTCTTACTCTCCCACAGCGATGCCTCATTTACAATTTTCTCCCCTTCATACATTTATCTAAACTTTCACAATTAACCCATTGAATGCAAAACATCTACTTTCGAGGTCTCCTTTGCCCCACCTTGTCAAAACAACTGGTTTCCAAACTTGGCTCTCCAACATTAACATAATGGGATTCACCTTTGAAGTGAACCAATGATCTGAAATGGAAACATGCTTTGCACATTGTGAACAGAATTTCAATTGTAAGCAGCATTTAACCACCCTGCATGTTTGCCTCTTCAttggtttattttttttccaagcttacttacattgtggaaacaggctgtttggccaaCAAACcctcaaagcgcaacccacccagacccattcccctacatttaccccgtcacctaacactatgggcaatttagcatggccaactcacctaacctgcacatttttggactgtgggaggaaacttgagcacccggaggaaacccacgcagacacaggtagaatgtgcaaacgccacacagacagttgcctgatgtgggaattgaacccaggtctctggcactgaggcagcagtgctaaccattgtgccaacCACAAGTGTGCAAGTTATCTTCTGATAACTTGCACACGTATACTGTAAGGGCTAATGTTTCCCAACAAAAAGTAGTAGTTTATATAGAAACTGTATAACAATTAGGACCCAAATTTAGAACCAACATTTTGCTGTACAAAGTGTGTTTCCTGTAGCTAACCGGTCCTAGCAGCAAGCCAATGTGCTTAATCATCCTTTTGTGGTTACACCCACACTTGGGAACCCACCAATACAGCACTTTTGATTACTCATCCATCACCCTAATCAGTGGCAATTTCTTAAATTTCCAGTGTTTGTCAGAGTGCCCCATAAGGTATGTTCCAACCAATTAAAATTAATCCTGTCTACCAGGTTTGTAAAACCAATTGTTTTACTTGGTACATTTTTTAATTGGGCAATGAGAGCATGAAATTAAAATGAATCCAGAAAATTGTAGATCACTTTCTCCAACGAGAAGCTAAATTCCCAATGTGCAGTTTCCACAAAAAATGCAGCTAAGTGCAGTGCCTGGGAAGATAAGACAAGTACAAAGACAActtatttaattgttttattaaaaatcacaacatttatGTACAAAAACTACAATAGCCAATGCTATATTACAAGTCTTTTGCACTTCGTCTACTTTTAGCCTTCCTAACTTCTTCTATCAAGTCTTTTAAATACTGAATTTCTTTCACTAAGGAGCCAGCTTTCTCTTGcaagtttttatttttctcttccagTAAGGTGCACTCTGCAAGTATAGCACCATGCTCTGCTCTCTTCTTTTGTCTATACCGTGTCGCTGCACTTTTATTCTGCTCCATCTTCTTCAACTTTTTCTCCAGACCTCTTGACTCCACACTGCTGACTTTTACTTTTGATGAACTGTCTGTATTTTCTACACTAGGACGATCATATGGTTTTGGCCTTATAGGGCTCGAGTCATCTGATGACAAGCCACTACTTTGTGGTGACCCTTCTGATATACTCCTGTCAGAAGATTCAGCAGGAGAGTGTGGAGGACTAGCCCCAACTCCACTGTCAGAATCCAGTAATGGCCCTTCATCCTCCTCTTCACAGGAATCCTGCAGAGGCCAGGACCGAGtaaattcctcaccatctaaaACTCTAGTTTCCTTCTCCAGCAAGTCTAAGAAATGATCAGGGGACAAGATTAAAGATTCTGGGGTAACGGTTGGGGTATTAGGAGCCAGGTGATCTGACCCTGGGGGGGAATTTGGAAGTGACCCGAGGTCAGAACTCAAGCCAAGGTCAGCTACTTGTAGTTTAGCTGGCAAAGGATCAAAAGGCAATTCTTCCAGGTCACAGGAACTGTCCAATACAGCCAACAGCTCCTCTGAGGAGGGAGAGCCATTTTCACCCATAATCAAGTTGTCAAAGAGATCAGTCTTCTCCATCCAGTCGAAGCCGGTGAATGCATCCTCTGTAAAACCAGGGAGAAGAGATTAAGTCAAGATCATTCACTTAGAAATCCATTAGAAAACAGAATGGCAAACACCACAGGGCCCAGTCTcaacaaactgaacacaacagGAAATTACTTAAGCAATACTCCACATCAAATCATAAGCTGTAACAGTTTGTCTTGCTCATTAGGCACCGAAACAGCACATCATGGGGGGAGGTTAAATGTGGACATTTTAGCCATAGCCTTACAGATGCTCACAATAAGGTTATTTCCAACTTTCAATAGTTGTTACAAAACATTAGTTTGTAATTAAATGGCATTACCTACACTGGTTTGGGAACAAATTCATAATCAAGTCAACCACCCACTACAATCAGCTATTCAAACATCACAAGATATTTCTGAACTTACCCACAGGATCGTCCGTGTCCAGTAACGTGTCAACACATTGGATCAGGGAGGACACATCGCTTTCCTCATTGCCACCAAACAAGAGTGGTCTGAGGCACGATTTCACCGGCCCGGCCTCCTCCAGGTCTGTGTGCAGGAGACACGGGTCCCCTTCAGCCGTCAGAAACGGCGAACTGGGGGACAACATGAAGTCCTCCATCAGGGAAGAGAAAGAATCTGGCCAATCTGAAATCATCTGAGTGTATTTTTAAACTGAGATACTCTTCAAGGAAAAACAAAGTCTTCAAGTCGAGTGTTTCTATGCTGTCGACTACAGCAAAGCTGAGAAGCCCATTGTGGAGCCTGGGAATAAAACACAGCACCATTCATTTCAGTATGgcatagcagcattcaagaaaacaGAGCAGTGAAATAAAgcaatgtataaactccacatttACACAGCAAGACTAGACGACATTTGATGAAACTCTTAATAGATTTGTGGCCTCCCAGAAGGATTACACAGCATGGGGGAAATCACATCAGTCAGATCAGCTATGGTGATACTAATGTTCCTTCAGATTCAGGAAAGGCTTGGCAGCTTTTTACTTGCTTTATATTTCAGACCACCCAAATGATTATACAGAATATATTCTGTGGGGTCAGGAAAGAGCAGGATGGTCGACACTCAATGGAGGAATTGCCAGAAGGTAGAGTTGTGAAATTAGAAATACTAATTACTACTGAATCTCAAACACAGACCAAGCTCAGAAAAGGGGCTGGTGTATCATTTGAAAACCTGGGTGAGAAGAATTGTCAAGGGAGCACAATGTTCCATTAAAGAGTTAACCAGGATCCTGTAACCACACCCAGCAGGAATGCATAGCGGAAGGACAACTGCCACTGGGTGTCTCCTTACACAGCTCTGCCACGTTTTAATGAGAAGATGAGCCGCCATCTTCACCCAGTCACAAACAACCCACAGGCTCCAGACCTTGGGGGGGCGTGCAAACATTTaacttacccccagccccacagGGCATAGCATTTATCAAAGGAAGTGTAGTAGAGTGCTGAGGGGGACAACTATTACGTAGATTAAAGGACCTCATCTGTTGATTACACAACCTCCACCAGACCCAGCCACCATCACAAATTCCAAAAAAGGAAGTATTTCAAAACTGGGGACGAACAGTTGAGGAATAATTTCCCAGGCACAAACCCGTTGACCTCTAAAAGGGATAATGGATCCTTTCCATTAATGTACGTAAAAGAACAACACAAGGTCAGAATAGATTGCAGCGCGTTTGATCACCAACAGATGAGGCGAAACCCATTTAACTGAACCCGGCAAGAGGCCTCTTCGGGCCACGAGGAAGCGGGGGAAAAAGGCGGGTACCCCGGGAATTTAAGAGGCGGgattttctgggtttttttttgggaaAGAAGGCAAACTTACGCCATTTTTGAAGCTGGTGCGTGTCCTTGTTGCCCAGTGCTCTGCACTGATGCGTCGCTGCCGCTGCTGCCTGTCTATTGAGCCGCCATGTCGAGACCTGGGCGGATCGGACTATGACACACCAACAACTCGAACATCTGCAGGCGCTGGAATAAACCGGATCGCGCGGAGCCGCCCTTTAAATAGCCTCGGCCTCACCGCGCACTCCTGACGTCTGCGCTCCTTCCGCTCACTTGATGTCATCACAAAATAGACCACACCTTCCACTGACAGACGCGCGCGATGACAAACGAAAACGCGCTTTAAATCACCGCCTTTGGGAGTGATTTTGTTTCTGGCGTCGAGCGGTCGGCATTCGGTGTAACTTTTATTTATTGgggtcctttttttttgaaaagccgAAACCGTTTGTGAGAGGCATGGTGGGTCCTACTTTCGATCACGCGCTCGGCTGTTCCTGGGGCGCTTTCTGATTGGTCCACCCGTCACGTTCACGTGATGGAATGACGCTGATTGGCAGAGGGATGAACCCCGCCTGCCAATGACGCGTCCGGAACTATATCTCGTGGGTGGATTATGTTGAGTGTTATTGCTTATAAAGGTATGATGTACCATAAACTATCACTGAGTCAAACTATAGATGAGATCTCTCTGAAGGAAAAGCAATTAGGATTTTAAAAGGGCAAATTTTTAGAATTAAAGAGGAGCTAATTGGATAATTCTATGGGCTAGTACAGTTATGATGGGCTTCAATTCTGTACCATTTGTAATAATATCTGGGAAAACTAGATTCTGACCCACTTGGCTCTGTCAGTCTGATGATCAAGGGCTCTTAGAGTTAtactgttatacagcatagagtcagaccctttggtccagctatTTCACattgaccagatttcctaaattcaCCTAGTcccatatggcccatatcccttcctgttcacatacccatctagatgccttctaCATCTGTTCTAAGGAAAGGTAACCtgacccaaaaagttaactctagTTTCTcgtcagagatgctgccagacctactaaaCGTTTCCAgagatttctgttttgtttctgatgtattgcatctgcagttctttcagctttctaCTATAAGATGTCAGAACAAAGTAGGCCATTCTACCTGCCTCCCCGTCCTCCTTACTATCACATTAGTTGAGCTGgatatatagaatccctacagtgtggaagcaggtctttTTGGCCTAATAGGTCCAGACCagccctctaaacagtatcccacctgAATCCATTCCCCTTGCTCTACATTTCTCTTGACTTGTGCCCCAACTGACACATCTCTAAATGCCATGTGGAGTTTAGCATGACCATTCACCtcattgtggcaggaaacccacacagacgctgggagaatgggcaaactccatacagacagtggcctgaggctggaattgaacccaggtccctggtgctgtgaggcagcagtgttaaccattgagccaccatgccatccaaatAGTGTAAGTTACTTTATAAGGAAGCTAAGTAAATACAAAATGTGGAAAAGAACCCAAGAATATGTTGTAAGGGCATGGTATGTGGTGGGAAGAAGCTCTCATTGTGCTTAAACCCTGCATGCTTAAAAGCCTCAGGACCTATTTGAGTGCTGTAGTTTCAAAACAACAATCACATTGCTTTATGTGGGATCATGCTGGTTGcaaactggctgctgtgtttttcaaacCGGTGTCTTACCACCTATAAAATGCAACTCTTCCAAAGCTAGGCATCCTGCACTGTAACTTGCACTGAGTTCCACTCACTCGTACTTTCATTGCCAAACTTTAAATCTCTGTCTATTGacacttcaaatttaaaattctcatccatgtgttcaaatccttctgctgccttcctgttttttggTAAGAAGTGAGGGGTATCCTGATGCAGTCATTTAAAGTAATGTGAGAGGAGGTTTGTTGAATCTTGACCAGATAGCAGCAGACCATTCCATCTATTGATGTACTGTCCCTGACGTGATTTTGAGAGAATTAGAACCCATGATGAAAACATGGACTCATTGCTGTAAGGAAAGAGTTACAATATTGTTAACTAATTGATGGAAATCAGGTCAGGCACATTAGCTGTAAGGATAATTAAAATGGTGGACAATCTTCATCAAGCTTGTTGAGATTAAAGCTTTAATTCTGTATCTATAGTTGCacttccaggggaaaaaaaattcacgTAATGTCATGCTGATTTGACTCTCAATCTGGAATTGTAGTGAAAACTGCCATTTAGACGTAAGAAGATCCTGTGTGCCCTTCTGTACTTTTAATAATGCCACATCAACCTGCCTAGCTTTCACCTGACAAACCAGAATAGGTGAACGGGAGCCTGAATTTAATACTTCAACCAAAACATCGACAGCAGACCTCACAGTTGTTAAATCTGCCTTTTAACATTGAATTTGTTGTTGCAAGAGTAAATATGATTCCTCACATGCTCGCACTGGTGCATTTCTGTACATGTGGCATTTGCGAGTGTGTGCTGACAATTTGCTGGATCGATACCCAAACCTCTTGTCTTTTTCTGTGACTTGGCAAACAGCATGTTTTCAGTGAAGCATGTCCACGTTTCGTTTCCATGGAAGCCTTTCTATTGATAATTAATCCCCATTTAAAGTGCAGTTAAATATTCCCATTAACAGCATCTGGGCTTCTGCACTGTTATTTACTTAGTATGTGGCAGACAAAATTATTAGTGTGACTTAAATGACGACAATAGTGCATCAAGAGGATTAGAAAGAAATCTAGGTTTAATCACCTAGTGCTTTAAGCCCAAATCCAAAACATGAGTCACAATGGTAATATGTACAATATAAAATTTCCCTTTCATTTAAATTCTAACTTTaaatagccatataaatattcAGAACATGTATATGATGtaggttaaaataaaacaaagaactgtggatgccagagatctgaaacaaaaacagaaattgctggcgaaactcagcaggtctggcaacatctgtgggaagaaagcagagttactgtttcaagCTAGGTAATTCATCAACTTGTGGCTGGCACACCcactgagagagtgttgctgtGTTGGAaaagctgtctttcagatgaactATTAATCTGAGGCCCCTGCCTGCCCTCTCAGGTATGCATACATTATCCCACCTTTCCCCAGAGGCCTGGCCATTATTTATCTTCCAGCTAACACGTCACTATTTCATTTATAACCAACTTGTGATGACACATCTCTGGgaaaggtgagacttgaacccacaccTTCCAAGTAGGGGCACCATCACTGCAATACAAAACTCCATTTTACCATTCAAAAACTAACTAGGCGGGATTACTTTCCAAGATCAGGGTGGTCTGGCTAAAGGGAGGTCTGTCTTAATCAACCTATTTGGACCTGTAATAACACACCtgcagggcaggtgggacttgaacacagaccttctggctcagaggaagggacactaccattgtgaaATAAGATCATAAAGATGTAGGAGAAAATTAGCTGTAAGGATAATTAAAATGGTGGACAATCTTCATCAAGCTTGTTGAGATTAAAGCTTTAATTCTGTATCTATAGTTGCTCCGATATTCACTCAGATCATGGcaaatctgataatcctcaataccACTTGCTCCGCCTTTACCCCCAAacatttgattcccttactgattaaaaacttatctcagctttgaatatgctTCACAACCCAGCCTCAACGGTCATGTGTGGCACAGAATTTCAtaaattcactatcctctgaaagaaaaaattcctcctcatgtctgcCTTAAAAAAGTgacccctcattctgagattatgccctttggtgtTAAGCCTGCCCCACAAGGGAAACAACATCTCCGCATGTATTCTGCAAAGCCCACTTAGGGGTAGATATTTTTCGTTCAGAAACCTATTGGACATGTTATGAAACATCTCAGAGAAATCTGGGACTTAAACATCGTGTACCTGACCCAGTGATAGGGATATTACCGCTGTGATCTTTTATACGTCACAATATTGGCTACATTTCGAAATACTTAATTAGTTACTGAGCAGCACAGTGATATCCTGGAAGGCAGGATGTAAATGACAGTTTTTCTTTCTAACTCTGTGcctcaatgaaaaaaaaagcagggtAGAGAGCTGGCAGATTTAATGGGCCATGCTGTCATTTGCGACACTGGCAGACTATCCTAGAGGATTGACAGGAGCAAATTTGTTTGTTGCTGTGGATCATGTAGATGTGTAACTGACCACAGATAAAGTTAAATTAATGCAGCCATTAATTAGAATTTACTGATTTATAGAAAGTTTGATTTTATCACAGGCATTTATCCTCCAGTCAAGAAACAATGCTAAGAAAAATTACTTCCAAATCTTCTGATTCACAAATTTAGTACTGAGCAACATATCACGCCTTAGACTTAATGACCACTGATCACTGAAGGTGGTGAAaaagacatagagtcattgaaatgtacagcatggaaacagagccttcagtccaatgtgtccatgccgtctggatatcctaaattagtctagtcccatttgccagcatttggcccatatccctctctacCCTtgctcttcatatacccatccagataccttttaaatactgcaattgcaccatttcctctggcagctcaatccatactcgcaccaccctctgcatgaaaaagttgccccttagatctgttttaaatctttctcttctcaccataaacctatgccctctaattctggactccactaccccagagaaaagactttgtctatttatcctatccatacccttgtgaatttatacacctcaataaggtcacccctcagcctccgagacttcagggaaaacagccccagcctattcagcctctccctatagctcaaagcttccaatgctggcaacattctggtaaatcttttctgaaccctttcaagttttacagcatAAGGTTATCCCTTGGCCTCGAATGCTtacagaaaatagccccagcctattcagtgtctccttatggggaggcacagtggttagcactggtgcctcacagcgccagggacctaggttcgatcct
Coding sequences within it:
- the atf4a gene encoding cyclic AMP-dependent transcription factor ATF-4, whose translation is MISDWPDSFSSLMEDFMLSPSSPFLTAEGDPCLLHTDLEEAGPVKSCLRPLLFGGNEESDVSSLIQCVDTLLDTDDPVEDAFTGFDWMEKTDLFDNLIMGENGSPSSEELLAVLDSSCDLEELPFDPLPAKLQVADLGLSSDLGSLPNSPPGSDHLAPNTPTVTPESLILSPDHFLDLLEKETRVLDGEEFTRSWPLQDSCEEEDEGPLLDSDSGVGASPPHSPAESSDRSISEGSPQSSGLSSDDSSPIRPKPYDRPSVENTDSSSKVKVSSVESRGLEKKLKKMEQNKSAATRYRQKKRAEHGAILAECTLLEEKNKNLQEKAGSLVKEIQYLKDLIEEVRKAKSRRSAKDL